A section of the Longimicrobiaceae bacterium genome encodes:
- a CDS encoding thiamine pyrophosphate-dependent dehydrogenase E1 component subunit alpha has product MATKTKATPQAAIPHGLDRGGLLEMYRLVRLTRSLEEKLENLFRQSKVVGGLFRSLGQEGESVASAFALRRRDDGTGDMLSPLIRNLGSMLTMGATPGEVVRQYMAKGDSPARGKELNIHFTDYRRGFIGQISPLGDLVPVMAGVALTFKQRGEDRVGMVYLGDGATSTGAFHEGINFAAVQKLPLVVIVEANQYAYTTPTRLQTAVKSFVDKAPGYGIAGESVDGNDVLAVYGAAKRAVDRARSGGGVTLVEVVTYRRRGHAQHDNQSYQPPEDIERWAATNDPLDRYLATLTSNGWATADELAKIDAEVDAHLENEIRDAEAGPMPAPESTLDDVYASGPVAAPWTRHEPADPKLA; this is encoded by the coding sequence ATGGCGACCAAGACCAAGGCCACACCGCAGGCCGCGATCCCCCACGGGCTGGACCGCGGCGGGCTGCTGGAGATGTACCGCCTGGTGCGGCTCACCCGCTCGCTCGAGGAGAAGCTGGAGAACCTCTTCCGGCAGAGCAAGGTGGTGGGCGGCCTCTTCCGCTCGCTCGGCCAGGAGGGCGAGTCCGTCGCCTCGGCCTTCGCGCTGCGGCGGCGAGACGACGGCACGGGCGACATGCTCTCGCCGCTCATCCGCAACCTGGGGTCGATGCTCACCATGGGCGCCACCCCGGGCGAGGTGGTGCGGCAGTACATGGCGAAGGGCGACTCGCCGGCGCGCGGCAAGGAGCTGAACATCCACTTCACCGACTACCGCCGCGGCTTCATCGGCCAGATCTCGCCGCTGGGCGACCTGGTGCCGGTGATGGCGGGCGTCGCGCTCACCTTCAAGCAGCGAGGCGAGGACCGGGTGGGGATGGTCTACCTGGGCGACGGGGCCACCAGCACCGGCGCCTTCCACGAGGGCATCAACTTCGCCGCCGTGCAGAAGCTGCCCCTCGTCGTCATCGTCGAAGCCAACCAGTACGCGTACACGACCCCCACCCGTCTCCAGACCGCCGTCAAGTCGTTCGTCGACAAGGCGCCCGGCTACGGCATCGCCGGCGAGTCGGTAGATGGGAACGACGTACTCGCCGTCTACGGCGCGGCCAAGCGTGCCGTCGACCGCGCCCGCTCCGGCGGCGGCGTCACGCTCGTGGAGGTCGTCACCTACCGCCGCCGCGGGCACGCGCAGCACGACAACCAGTCGTACCAGCCGCCGGAAGACATCGAGCGCTGGGCGGCGACGAACGACCCGCTCGACCGCTATCTCGCGACCCTGACGTCCAACGGCTGGGCCACGGCCGACGAGCTGGCGAAGATCGACGCCGAGGTCGACGCCCACCTGGAAAACGAGATCCGAGACGCCGAGGCCGGACCCATGCCCGCGCCCGAGAGCACGCTCGACGACGTGTACGCGAGCGGGCCGGTGGCCGCGCCGTGGACGCGCCACGAGCCCGCCGACCCCAAGCTAGCCTGA
- the murA gene encoding UDP-N-acetylglucosamine 1-carboxyvinyltransferase: protein MPKFVVNGGRRLKGSIRPTGNKNAALPMLAATLLTEEEVVLENVPKIRDVLTLMDLLRTLGASADWTGPNEVTVKAADIGRAQLDDAAAARIRASILLAGPMLARAGGMRLPPPGGDVIGRRRMDTHFLALQKLGAEVVYEEHVFELRAGRLKGADMFLDEPSVTATENAVMAASLAQGETRIRNAAAEPHVQDLCNMLVGMGAGIQGIGTGTLLVQGRDRLGGGRFRITSDHIEVGSFIGLAAVTRGEITIEDAAVEHLDSTLIGFGRLGVRAEIRGKDLFIPGDQEMRVQMDMGGHIPKVDDGPWPAFPADLTSIALVTATQCEGTVLIHEKMFESRMFFADKLIGMNARLLLCDPHRVLVMGPSPLRGGTVESPDIRAGMALLIAALGAEGCSSIYNIGQIERGYQNIDERLRALGADIQKTDSRS from the coding sequence GTGCCCAAATTCGTCGTCAACGGCGGCCGCCGCCTCAAGGGCAGCATCCGCCCGACCGGGAACAAGAACGCGGCGCTCCCGATGCTGGCCGCCACCCTCCTCACCGAGGAAGAGGTGGTGCTGGAGAACGTCCCCAAGATCCGGGACGTGCTGACCCTCATGGACCTGCTCAGGACGCTGGGCGCCAGCGCCGACTGGACCGGCCCCAACGAGGTCACCGTCAAGGCGGCCGACATCGGCCGGGCGCAGCTGGACGACGCGGCTGCCGCGCGCATCCGCGCCTCCATCCTGCTCGCGGGGCCCATGCTGGCGCGCGCGGGCGGCATGCGCCTGCCCCCGCCGGGCGGCGACGTGATCGGGCGGCGGCGCATGGACACGCACTTCCTGGCGCTCCAGAAGCTGGGTGCGGAGGTGGTGTACGAGGAGCACGTCTTCGAGCTGCGCGCCGGCCGCCTCAAGGGCGCCGACATGTTCCTGGACGAGCCCAGCGTGACCGCCACCGAGAACGCGGTGATGGCCGCCTCTCTCGCGCAGGGCGAGACGCGCATCCGCAACGCCGCCGCCGAGCCGCACGTTCAGGACCTGTGCAACATGCTGGTGGGCATGGGCGCGGGCATCCAGGGCATCGGCACGGGCACGCTGCTGGTGCAGGGGCGCGACCGGCTGGGCGGCGGGCGCTTCCGCATCACCAGCGACCACATCGAGGTCGGCTCGTTCATCGGCCTGGCGGCGGTCACGCGCGGCGAGATCACCATCGAGGACGCGGCGGTGGAGCACCTGGACAGCACGCTCATCGGCTTCGGGCGGCTGGGCGTGCGTGCCGAGATCCGCGGCAAGGACCTGTTCATCCCCGGCGACCAGGAGATGCGGGTGCAGATGGACATGGGCGGCCACATCCCCAAGGTGGACGACGGCCCCTGGCCGGCCTTCCCGGCCGACCTGACCTCCATTGCGCTGGTGACCGCCACGCAGTGCGAGGGCACGGTGCTCATCCACGAGAAGATGTTCGAGTCGCGCATGTTCTTCGCCGACAAGCTGATCGGGATGAACGCGCGCCTGCTGCTCTGCGACCCGCACCGTGTGCTGGTGATGGGCCCGTCGCCCCTGCGCGGCGGCACGGTGGAGAGCCCGGACATCCGCGCCGGCATGGCGCTGCTCATCGCCGCACTGGGGGCGGAGGGGTGCAGCTCCATCTACAACATCGGCCAGATCGAGCGCGGCTACCAGAACATCGACGAGCGGCTGCGCGCGCTCGGCGCCGACATCCAGAAGACCGACTCGCGCAGCTAG
- a CDS encoding nucleotidyltransferase domain-containing protein, whose product MHRVIAQVPAQLHSAYLFGSKARRQARPDSDVDVLLVFRRLSHDREPQASMAEDVAAQVARETGVPVQTWSVSLLDLERGNRTPMLVDALDDGVPLWPAGARPVRIAFTPADALRCTRALLERVSEGSREAGLARRSGDWERAERRGRDDLVRLCTAALLLSGETRPRFAECIRRFCERFGGRAVAGELGGVVANEAVFRWAERSFGATGKDDEAPAPPCPGGFATIGREVEALRGFVRLLARDLSRRAG is encoded by the coding sequence GTGCATCGGGTGATTGCGCAGGTCCCGGCGCAGCTTCACTCGGCGTACCTGTTCGGATCTAAGGCGCGGCGGCAGGCGCGGCCCGACTCGGACGTGGACGTGCTGCTCGTCTTCCGCCGCCTGTCGCACGACAGGGAGCCGCAGGCGAGCATGGCGGAAGACGTCGCCGCGCAGGTCGCGCGCGAAACCGGCGTGCCGGTGCAGACGTGGTCCGTATCGCTTCTCGATCTCGAGCGCGGCAACCGCACGCCCATGCTCGTCGACGCCCTGGACGACGGTGTCCCGCTCTGGCCGGCGGGCGCGCGTCCGGTCCGCATCGCCTTCACCCCGGCCGACGCACTGCGCTGCACGCGTGCGCTGCTGGAGCGCGTCTCCGAAGGCAGCCGCGAAGCCGGGCTCGCGCGCCGGTCGGGAGATTGGGAGCGCGCCGAACGCCGGGGCAGGGACGACCTCGTCCGCCTCTGCACGGCCGCGCTACTCCTTTCGGGAGAGACACGGCCGCGCTTCGCGGAGTGCATCCGCCGCTTCTGTGAGAGGTTCGGCGGGCGAGCCGTCGCCGGAGAACTTGGCGGAGTCGTCGCGAACGAGGCGGTCTTCCGGTGGGCCGAGCGGTCGTTCGGCGCGACGGGGAAGGACGATGAGGCGCCGGCGCCGCCGTGCCCCGGCGGGTTCGCTACCATCGGGAGGGAAGTGGAGGCGCTGCGCGGCTTCGTCCGCCTTCTCGCGCGGGACTTGAGCAGACGCGCGGGGTAG
- a CDS encoding alpha-ketoacid dehydrogenase subunit beta yields MPTQTMTRPEHVRLTEEGKPVTLLEAIREGIWEEMERDPSVFLMGEDIGAYGGAFKVTEGMQQAFGQLRVIDTPISEIGFTGAAAGAAHMGMRPVIEMQFIDFISCAYDMITNYVATSRYRGSGPQPIVIRGPSGGYVRGGPFHSQNPEAAFFHTPGLKIVYPSTARDAKGLIKAAIRDDDPVLFFEHKWLYRRPQLREVLPNEDYIVPIGEARVHREGTDLTIVTYAATVHKSQEAAEVLEKEDGLQVEIIDLRTILPLDEDAIIRSVKKTNRLLIVHEDTRTGGIAGEIAMRVSEKAFEWLDAPILRVTALDAPVPYSPPLEDYFLPQTEDIVKAARHLAAY; encoded by the coding sequence ATGCCGACCCAGACCATGACCAGGCCGGAGCACGTCCGGCTGACCGAAGAGGGCAAGCCCGTCACCCTGCTGGAGGCCATCCGCGAGGGCATCTGGGAGGAGATGGAGCGCGACCCGTCCGTCTTCCTCATGGGCGAGGACATCGGCGCGTACGGCGGCGCCTTCAAGGTCACCGAGGGGATGCAGCAGGCCTTCGGGCAGCTGCGGGTGATCGACACGCCCATCAGCGAGATCGGCTTCACGGGCGCGGCCGCGGGCGCCGCGCACATGGGCATGCGCCCGGTGATCGAGATGCAGTTCATCGACTTCATCTCGTGCGCGTACGACATGATCACCAACTACGTCGCCACCTCGCGCTACCGCGGCTCGGGCCCGCAGCCTATCGTGATCCGCGGCCCCAGCGGCGGCTACGTGCGCGGCGGGCCGTTCCACTCGCAGAACCCCGAGGCGGCCTTCTTCCACACGCCCGGCCTCAAGATCGTCTACCCGTCCACCGCGCGCGACGCGAAGGGGCTCATCAAGGCCGCCATCCGCGACGACGACCCGGTGCTCTTCTTCGAGCACAAGTGGCTGTACCGCCGCCCACAGCTGCGCGAGGTGCTGCCGAACGAGGACTACATCGTTCCCATCGGCGAGGCGCGCGTGCACCGCGAGGGCACGGACCTGACCATCGTCACGTACGCCGCGACGGTGCACAAGAGCCAGGAAGCGGCCGAGGTGCTGGAGAAGGAAGATGGGCTGCAGGTGGAGATCATCGACCTGCGCACCATCCTGCCGCTGGACGAGGACGCCATCATCCGCAGCGTCAAGAAGACCAACCGGCTGCTGATCGTGCACGAGGACACGCGCACCGGCGGCATCGCGGGCGAGATCGCCATGCGGGTGAGCGAGAAGGCGTTCGAGTGGCTCGACGCGCCCATCCTGCGCGTGACCGCGCTCGACGCGCCCGTGCCGTACTCGCCGCCGCTGGAGGACTACTTCCTCCCGCAGACCGAAGACATCGTGAAGGCGGCGCGCCACCTGGCGGCGTACTGA
- a CDS encoding nitrilase-related carbon-nitrogen hydrolase yields the protein MATDGGWAAGRVRVRIEQMPSVLGDADANLAHIAAAQADAARDGVDLLVTPELALTGYDVRDRVHSLARTFDGGVPELADGPDVVLGAIERGAGHVPYNAALHLRGGRVLHRHRKVYLPTYGMFDEGRWFGRGGAARTYDAGGGWRAGLLVCEDLWHPSLVYLLAMAGADVIFVQSAAAGRGALSGGANGGRFANRAAWDHLARSASIAYGLYVVLANRVGVEGGCVFGGGSMIVAPDGEVIVRGDDLAEDRVTADLSLDAVAAARRPFAHLRDEDPHLTLRELSRIAAEEQ from the coding sequence TTGGCGACTGACGGCGGATGGGCGGCGGGGCGGGTGCGTGTGCGGATCGAGCAGATGCCGTCCGTGCTGGGCGATGCGGACGCGAACCTGGCGCACATCGCGGCGGCGCAGGCCGATGCGGCGCGCGACGGCGTGGACCTGCTCGTCACGCCCGAGCTGGCGCTCACCGGCTACGACGTGCGCGACCGCGTTCACTCCCTCGCCCGAACGTTCGACGGCGGCGTGCCGGAGCTGGCGGATGGGCCGGACGTCGTCCTCGGCGCCATCGAGCGCGGGGCGGGGCACGTGCCGTACAACGCCGCACTGCACCTGCGCGGAGGGCGCGTGCTGCACAGGCACCGCAAGGTCTACCTGCCCACGTACGGCATGTTCGACGAGGGCCGCTGGTTCGGGCGCGGCGGCGCGGCGCGCACGTACGACGCGGGCGGCGGCTGGCGCGCCGGCCTGCTGGTGTGCGAAGACCTGTGGCATCCCTCGCTCGTGTACCTACTCGCGATGGCCGGCGCGGACGTGATCTTCGTGCAGTCCGCCGCGGCGGGGCGGGGCGCGCTGAGCGGAGGCGCCAACGGCGGGCGCTTCGCCAACCGCGCCGCGTGGGACCATCTGGCACGCTCGGCATCCATCGCGTACGGGCTCTACGTCGTGCTCGCGAACCGGGTGGGCGTGGAAGGCGGATGCGTCTTCGGCGGCGGCTCGATGATCGTGGCGCCCGACGGCGAGGTGATCGTCCGCGGCGACGACCTGGCCGAAGACCGCGTGACCGCCGACCTCTCGTTGGATGCGGTCGCCGCGGCCCGCCGCCCCTTCGCCCACCTGCGCGACGAGGACCCGCACCTCACCCTCCGCGAGCTCTCCCGCATCGCCGCGGAGGAGCAGTGA
- a CDS encoding L,D-transpeptidase — translation MRFSSFFLAAGFAVSAAAGASAQEAAASSGLRIDLNIPAQRVVVWDGDSIIKRYTVSVGQPGHDTPAGSFTIQRAEWNPWWQPPEREWAKDDKLTPPGPDNPMGRVKMFFAPYYYLHGTPKVSELGTPASHGCVRMRNQDAIELATLLHNRANPSVPASAIPGILRNRRDTRWVNFRAPVPITIRYEPVVVERGMLRIYPDIYRHRNVHAEGVYQALLAAGYDAGAVDRAAIRAVLARAAAAKGPYSVAVDEAFGSIPRSQVASAPAA, via the coding sequence GTGAGATTCTCTTCGTTCTTCCTAGCGGCGGGCTTCGCCGTCTCCGCCGCGGCCGGGGCATCCGCGCAGGAAGCGGCTGCGTCGTCCGGGCTGCGCATCGACCTCAACATCCCCGCGCAGCGCGTGGTGGTGTGGGACGGCGACAGCATCATCAAGCGCTACACCGTCTCGGTGGGGCAGCCGGGGCACGATACGCCCGCGGGCAGCTTCACCATCCAGCGCGCCGAGTGGAACCCCTGGTGGCAGCCGCCGGAGCGCGAGTGGGCCAAGGACGACAAGCTCACCCCGCCGGGGCCGGACAACCCCATGGGCCGCGTGAAGATGTTCTTCGCGCCGTACTACTACCTGCACGGCACGCCCAAGGTGAGCGAGCTGGGCACGCCCGCCTCGCACGGCTGCGTGCGCATGCGCAACCAGGACGCGATCGAGCTGGCCACGCTGCTGCACAACCGCGCGAACCCGTCGGTGCCGGCCAGCGCCATCCCCGGCATCCTGCGGAACCGGCGCGACACGCGGTGGGTGAACTTCCGCGCGCCTGTGCCCATCACCATCCGCTACGAACCGGTCGTGGTGGAGCGCGGCATGCTGCGCATCTACCCGGACATCTACCGCCACCGCAACGTGCACGCGGAGGGCGTTTACCAGGCGCTGCTCGCCGCCGGCTACGATGCGGGCGCCGTGGACCGCGCCGCCATCCGCGCCGTCCTCGCCCGCGCCGCCGCCGCCAAGGGACCGTACTCCGTTGCCGTAGACGAAGCCTTCGGCTCCATCCCGCGCAGCCAGGTCGCCTCGGCACCCGCGGCATAG
- the mrdA gene encoding penicillin-binding protein 2, producing MKLTQPDTRQRRMLGAVFAIAFTISILVTAFFQTQVLTGKQYMARSEENRLRPITIPAPRGTVYDRNGGVVATSITGYSISVLPGDSAVISSTLHDLAPFLGLAEEDVAKLMAKRNGKPHDLLEVSTGATFSQAAAIEERRASFSNVLVVQRPRRYYPAGAATGALIGYVNEISAAELKDTSFANAGYVQGDMIGKAGIEKQYEMDLGGRDGARFVEVDAMGRVVDPRSSVGALPPKPGRDLKLTLDLELQKYISTIFPDTMQGAVVAMVPSTGEVLAMYSNPSYDSNDFVGHIPGPLWRELNTDTAKPLLDRTINALYPPGSTFKLATAAEALRRHIITPEQHLPIPCTGGMAYAGRYARCWDHKGHGYLDLAGSIEKSCDVYYYQLGIKMGIDALSQAGTRMGFNRKTGIDLPSERRPQFPTGIGWFVSHFKRRPMPSEVMSLSIGQGPNAQSALKMAEFYSALAGDGTTRKPHLVSSPDDGQRSMDLQLTPRDLLALWEGMARVTDSEGTALQSSLARYKLYGKTGTAQNAGADHGWFVGFAGVPGRQPDIVVAAIVEHGLHGDATAPLASKVANFYLDRKYHHPFDPRPTLGERWRAGLTQSGAYDPPNRRLVPAGLSQAAVARNAAQGDSGRSR from the coding sequence ATGAAGCTCACTCAGCCGGACACACGACAGCGCCGCATGCTGGGCGCCGTTTTCGCGATCGCGTTCACCATCAGCATCCTGGTCACCGCGTTCTTCCAGACGCAGGTGCTCACCGGCAAGCAGTACATGGCGCGTTCCGAGGAGAACCGCCTGCGCCCCATCACCATCCCCGCGCCGCGCGGCACCGTGTACGACCGCAACGGCGGCGTGGTGGCCACCAGCATCACCGGCTACTCCATCTCGGTCCTGCCAGGCGACTCCGCCGTCATCTCCAGCACGCTCCACGACCTGGCGCCCTTCCTGGGCCTGGCCGAGGAGGACGTCGCCAAGCTTATGGCCAAGCGCAACGGCAAGCCGCACGACCTGCTGGAGGTGAGCACCGGCGCGACTTTCTCGCAGGCCGCGGCCATCGAGGAGCGGCGCGCGTCGTTCTCCAACGTGCTGGTGGTGCAGCGGCCGCGGCGGTACTACCCGGCGGGGGCGGCCACCGGAGCGCTCATCGGCTACGTCAACGAGATCAGCGCCGCGGAGCTCAAGGACACGTCGTTCGCCAACGCCGGCTACGTCCAGGGCGACATGATCGGCAAGGCGGGCATCGAGAAGCAGTACGAGATGGATCTGGGCGGGCGCGACGGCGCGCGTTTCGTGGAGGTCGACGCCATGGGCCGCGTGGTGGACCCGCGCAGCAGCGTGGGTGCGCTGCCGCCCAAGCCCGGGCGCGACCTGAAGCTCACGCTAGACCTGGAGCTGCAGAAGTACATCAGCACCATCTTCCCGGACACCATGCAGGGCGCCGTGGTGGCGATGGTGCCGTCCACCGGCGAGGTGCTGGCGATGTACAGCAACCCGTCGTACGACTCCAACGACTTCGTGGGCCACATCCCCGGCCCGCTGTGGCGCGAGCTGAACACCGACACGGCCAAGCCGCTGCTGGACCGCACCATCAACGCGCTGTACCCGCCGGGCTCCACCTTCAAGCTCGCCACCGCGGCCGAGGCGCTGCGCCGGCACATCATCACCCCGGAGCAGCACCTGCCCATCCCCTGCACGGGCGGCATGGCGTACGCCGGGCGGTACGCGCGCTGCTGGGACCACAAGGGCCACGGCTACCTGGACCTCGCGGGCTCCATCGAGAAGTCGTGCGACGTGTACTACTACCAGCTCGGCATCAAGATGGGCATCGACGCGCTGTCGCAGGCGGGCACGCGCATGGGCTTCAACCGCAAGACGGGCATCGACCTGCCCAGCGAGCGGCGGCCGCAGTTCCCCACGGGCATCGGCTGGTTCGTCAGCCACTTCAAGCGCCGACCCATGCCGTCGGAGGTGATGAGCCTCAGCATCGGCCAGGGCCCCAACGCGCAGTCGGCGCTCAAGATGGCCGAGTTCTACTCCGCGCTGGCGGGCGACGGCACCACCCGCAAGCCGCACCTGGTCTCCAGCCCGGACGACGGGCAGCGCAGCATGGACCTGCAGCTCACGCCGCGCGACCTGCTGGCGCTGTGGGAGGGCATGGCCCGCGTGACCGACAGCGAAGGCACCGCGCTCCAGTCCAGCCTCGCGCGCTACAAGCTGTACGGCAAGACGGGCACGGCACAGAACGCGGGCGCCGACCACGGCTGGTTCGTGGGCTTCGCGGGCGTGCCGGGACGCCAGCCCGACATCGTGGTCGCCGCGATCGTGGAGCACGGCCTGCACGGCGACGCCACGGCGCCGCTGGCGTCGAAGGTGGCCAACTTCTACCTGGACCGGAAGTACCACCACCCGTTCGACCCGCGGCCCACGCTGGGCGAGCGCTGGCGGGCCGGGCTCACCCAGAGCGGCGCCTACGACCCGCCCAACCGGCGCCTCGTGCCGGCCGGCCTGTCGCAGGCCGCCGTGGCGCGGAACGCGGCGCAGGGCGACTCCGGCCGCTCGCGCTGA
- a CDS encoding glycosyltransferase family 2 protein translates to MDERAGGIRLSILIPVYNEARQVSDAIRRVRSVPIRMEVVCVDDGSTDGTGDVLEALRRDGLIDVLVRHPRNRGKGAAVRTALDHATGELVVIQDADLEYDPFELPRLMEPILDGRADAVFGSRFLGGPRRVLYYWHRVGNGLLTTLSNMLTNLNVSDMETCYKMARTDLMRSLPLRTDRFGIEPELTARLAQAEARVYEVPISYSGRTYREGKKIGWRDGAAAIWHIVRASLPPRAPRYEPAPLPQLATPESKARMHGG, encoded by the coding sequence ATGGACGAGCGAGCCGGCGGCATCCGCCTCTCCATCCTGATCCCCGTGTACAACGAGGCGCGGCAGGTTTCCGACGCCATCCGCCGTGTGCGATCGGTGCCCATCCGCATGGAGGTGGTGTGCGTGGACGACGGCAGCACCGACGGCACGGGCGACGTGCTGGAGGCGCTGCGCCGCGACGGGCTGATCGACGTGCTGGTGCGCCACCCGCGCAACCGCGGCAAGGGCGCCGCCGTGCGCACTGCGCTGGACCACGCCACGGGCGAGCTGGTGGTGATCCAGGATGCGGACCTGGAGTACGACCCGTTCGAGCTGCCGCGGCTGATGGAGCCCATCCTGGACGGGCGGGCCGACGCGGTGTTCGGAAGCCGCTTCCTGGGCGGGCCGCGGCGCGTGCTGTACTACTGGCACCGCGTGGGCAACGGCCTGCTGACCACGCTGTCGAACATGCTCACGAACCTGAACGTCTCCGACATGGAGACGTGCTACAAGATGGCGCGCACCGACCTGATGCGGAGCCTGCCGCTGCGCACCGACCGCTTCGGCATCGAGCCGGAGCTGACGGCGCGGCTGGCCCAGGCCGAGGCGCGCGTCTACGAGGTGCCCATCAGCTACAGCGGGCGCACGTACCGCGAAGGCAAGAAGATCGGGTGGAGGGACGGCGCCGCGGCCATCTGGCACATCGTCCGCGCCAGCCTGCCGCCCCGCGCCCCGCGCTACGAGCCCGCCCCCCTCCCCCAGCTCGCCACCCCCGAATCGAAGGCGCGGATGCACGGGGGGTGA
- a CDS encoding class I SAM-dependent methyltransferase yields MRIPADGRQMAGDAGGAVVYEGRDLEAMSFAHNYHRWIVGELAPFLGERAAEVGAGSGDVSRLLLDAGVRHLLAVEPSAEMFPRLRDSVAGDARVDAWQALFADVAPEVAGTLDSAVYVNVLEHVPDDAAELAHVYRALKPGGHVCIFVPALSWLYSDFDASIGHFRRYHRAPLRKLLERSGFEVVRLRWFDLAGILPWLVVFRLMRRRLTGANVSAYDRFVVPVLGALERRIPVPIGKNLLAVGRKPLG; encoded by the coding sequence ATGCGGATTCCTGCGGACGGGAGGCAGATGGCGGGCGATGCGGGCGGCGCGGTGGTGTATGAGGGGCGCGATTTGGAGGCGATGTCGTTCGCGCATAACTACCATCGCTGGATCGTGGGCGAGCTGGCGCCGTTCCTCGGCGAGCGCGCGGCCGAGGTGGGCGCGGGCAGCGGAGACGTGTCGCGGCTTCTGCTGGACGCCGGCGTCCGCCATCTCCTCGCCGTGGAGCCCTCGGCCGAGATGTTTCCGCGGCTGCGCGACAGCGTGGCTGGCGACGCTCGCGTGGATGCGTGGCAGGCGCTGTTCGCGGACGTGGCGCCGGAGGTCGCGGGCACGCTCGATTCCGCCGTCTACGTCAACGTGCTGGAGCACGTGCCCGACGACGCGGCGGAACTGGCGCACGTCTACCGGGCGCTGAAGCCGGGCGGCCACGTCTGCATCTTCGTGCCCGCGCTGTCGTGGCTGTACAGCGACTTCGACGCGTCCATCGGCCACTTCCGCCGCTACCACCGCGCGCCGCTTCGCAAGCTGCTGGAGCGCAGCGGCTTCGAGGTCGTGCGGCTGCGCTGGTTCGACCTCGCCGGCATCCTCCCGTGGCTGGTCGTCTTCCGGCTGATGCGTCGGCGGCTGACGGGGGCGAACGTGAGCGCGTACGACCGCTTCGTGGTGCCCGTGCTGGGCGCGCTGGAGCGGCGCATCCCCGTTCCCATCGGTAAGAACCTGCTCGCCGTGGGCCGCAAGCCGCTCGGGTGA
- a CDS encoding polyphenol oxidase family protein gives MAAAPAGVRTMAEVLAPGAVPLWVHPEWAERFPWLVQGTTGWGDAEQPFDLGLAGQQPVGPALDRWRALRDAAQAHTVVHARQVHGADVWTHRERGAPGIAVMDGLDGHVTALPGLLTAVGVADCVPVSIVDAERKAVALVHSGWRGTAGGISEAAVSILAAEHGSRAEDLWLHCGPSICAACYEVGPEVHAGVRPWCAPPEGAENIDLRAAIAERAIAAGLKPERITLSAHCTRCGPGTFFSHRGGSKARQMGVLGIR, from the coding sequence GTGGCGGCTGCCCCGGCCGGCGTGCGCACCATGGCGGAGGTGCTCGCGCCGGGCGCCGTTCCGCTGTGGGTGCACCCCGAGTGGGCGGAGCGGTTCCCGTGGCTGGTGCAGGGCACGACGGGGTGGGGAGATGCCGAGCAGCCGTTCGACCTGGGCCTCGCGGGCCAGCAGCCGGTGGGGCCCGCGCTGGACCGCTGGCGCGCGCTGCGCGATGCGGCGCAGGCGCACACGGTGGTGCACGCGCGCCAGGTGCACGGCGCGGACGTGTGGACGCATCGCGAGCGCGGGGCGCCGGGCATCGCCGTGATGGACGGGCTGGACGGGCACGTCACCGCGCTTCCGGGGCTGCTGACAGCCGTGGGCGTGGCCGATTGTGTGCCCGTCTCCATCGTGGACGCGGAGCGGAAGGCGGTCGCGCTGGTGCACTCCGGCTGGCGCGGCACCGCGGGCGGCATCAGCGAGGCCGCCGTCTCCATCCTCGCGGCGGAGCACGGGTCGCGCGCGGAGGACCTGTGGCTGCACTGCGGGCCGTCCATCTGCGCCGCGTGCTACGAGGTGGGGCCGGAGGTGCACGCCGGCGTTCGCCCCTGGTGCGCGCCGCCCGAAGGCGCGGAGAACATCGACCTCCGCGCCGCCATCGCCGAGCGCGCCATAGCGGCGGGCCTGAAGCCGGAACGCATCACCCTCTCCGCGCACTGCACGCGCTGCGGCCCCGGCACGTTCTTCTCCCACCGCGGCGGCTCCAAGGCCCGGCAGATGGGCGTGCTCGGGATTCGGTAG